From Actinopolyspora lacussalsi, a single genomic window includes:
- a CDS encoding DNA-binding protein YbaB (product_source=COG0718; cath_funfam=3.30.1310.10; cog=COG0718; pfam=PF02575; superfamily=82607) gives MTDHRAQVEEMIADYRRSSQRLSEVDEELASIEETAGDERGNVSVTVGSGGALRRVWLAEQVYRTHSPDELGRLIVRLSATATARIAERTDAVLATVLPSGSDPAALRADSAASASSVTGVSVPNGSGVADNGPRNSAAEPEQDESLEPRSWLRDVGAAERDR, from the coding sequence TTGACCGACCATCGGGCGCAGGTCGAGGAGATGATCGCCGACTACCGGCGCAGCAGTCAGCGGCTTTCCGAGGTCGACGAGGAGCTCGCCTCGATCGAGGAGACCGCCGGTGACGAGCGCGGGAACGTGTCGGTCACAGTCGGCTCCGGGGGAGCGTTGCGGCGGGTGTGGCTGGCCGAGCAGGTCTACCGCACGCACTCCCCGGACGAACTCGGCAGGCTGATCGTGCGGCTGTCCGCCACGGCTACCGCGCGGATCGCCGAACGCACCGACGCGGTGCTCGCGACGGTGCTCCCGTCCGGATCCGACCCCGCCGCCTTACGCGCCGACTCCGCGGCGTCCGCTTCCTCCGTCACCGGGGTGTCGGTGCCCAACGGCTCCGGCGTTGCGGACAATGGGCCGCGGAATTCGGCAGCGGAGCCCGAGCAGGACGAGTCGCTCGAACCCCGCAGCTGGCTGCGGGACGTCGGAGCGGCGGAACGGGACCGGTGA
- a CDS encoding uncharacterized protein YukE (product_source=COG4842; cog=COG4842; pfam=PF10824; superfamily=140453): MTGFHSELGKLTEHAGEFPEHAEQARRIRDELRTALDASGDRWGSDEAGARFAELHLPGVERALRGLERLPDELAEMGTKLSEAAETYRRTDEAAAERLDGIDAGPERE; the protein is encoded by the coding sequence ATGACAGGTTTCCACAGTGAACTCGGGAAACTCACCGAGCACGCCGGTGAGTTTCCCGAGCACGCGGAACAGGCCAGGCGGATCCGGGACGAGCTGCGTACCGCCCTGGATGCCTCGGGCGACCGCTGGGGCTCCGACGAGGCGGGAGCCAGGTTCGCCGAGCTGCACCTCCCCGGCGTCGAGCGCGCGCTGCGCGGACTCGAACGGTTACCGGACGAGCTCGCCGAGATGGGAACGAAGCTGTCGGAGGCGGCCGAGACCTACCGCCGCACCGACGAGGCGGCGGCCGAACGACTTGACGGGATCGATGCCGGGCCGGAACGGGAGTGA